The DNA segment AATTGCAACAATTGAATTAAAATGCTTATTGAGTTTGTTGATCAGTTGCAATGGTGGAAGAAACCTGAAAGAGAAATTGGGAATTtagaaagaggaagaagaagaatggcAAAAATGAGAAATGAAGAGGGAGAAGAGAGAGGGCGAGAATTCGGTTAAGAAAAATACCGGCTCAAAACTGATTAGTGGACTGGCCCAACTAACTATTTAGTTGGGTTGTTCTTTAATCTCAGCCCTCTAATCAATCCAGCTCCCTTGTAATCTCTACCATTTATTTTATTATATCAGCTACAATTACTAACCTTCACCTGCACTTATCCAACGCTCCTCCTCTTGCCACGTGTCCCTTATTACTTATACTCTTTTTTCCTAATTCATAACCCTATTTCCCTTTCCCGTTCTTTTCTAATTCATACCTTATTTCTAATTTAAGCTACCGACCAACTTCAAACCTTACAATACCTCCCCAATCAACATTGACCTTGTCCTCAAGGTCAAGATTGAGCGATACAATCAGAAAATTGACTCTTTATATAGTCCCCAGTCTTCCCACGTTCATCTGGGCCCAAATTAGCCCATTGTACCAAAATATTCACTTGAGCTGCATTATTAGCCTTGACGATACGACGGTCCAAAATTGCAACTGGTTGTACCAGAACACGACCATTGTCATTACAGCTAGAAGGTTGCTGCTGAGGTACAATAAAAGGTCCCACACTCTTCTTCAGTTTAGAGACATGAAAGATTGGATGGATTTGTGATCTTAACGGAAACTCCAAATAGTAAGCCACTGATCCAATCTTTTGTAACACTTTGTATGGCCCATAGTATTTGGAACTCAATTTAAGATTTCTCCGTACAGCTACTGATGACTGTCTATAGGGTTGTAATTTCAAATAAACTAAGTCTCCCACCTCTAAAACTCTGTCAGACCTGTTCCTATCTGCATAGAATTTC comes from the Nicotiana sylvestris chromosome 4, ASM39365v2, whole genome shotgun sequence genome and includes:
- the LOC138890107 gene encoding uncharacterized protein, producing the protein MKFYADRNRSDRVLEVGDLVYLKLQPYRQSSVAVRRNLKLSSKYYGPYKVLQKIGSVAYYLEFPLRSQIHPIFHVSKLKKSVGPFIVPQQQPSSCNDNGRVLVQPVAILDRRIVKANNAAQVNILVQWANLGPDERGKTGDYIKSQFSDCIAQS